TCACCTGCGTAATTATTTTTCCATGGTGATTCCGCTGTCACGTTCGGCCATTGCCACTCTGGCGGTATATGTGTTCTTAACCCACTGGAATCATTACTTGTGGCCGCTCCTGATCACGAACAAAGCATCCATGCGAACAGTTCAGATCGGGGTGGCGATGCTGCAGCATGCCGAGGTTATGTCGTGGAACCTGATATTGGCCGGAGTCACACTGGTACTGCTACCATCCTTTATATTGCTGGCTTTCGGAGTCAAACAACTGGTGCGCGGCATTACGGCTGGCGCGGTCAAAGGGTAACTTTTGGTGATTCGCCTGTCTACCAGTCAGGCTTGTCATATAAGTGGATGATTTAAAAAGGGGAGGAAAATGAAGAGATGGGAAAAATGAGATGGGTCAGTCTGCTGCTCGCCACCATGATGCTGCTCATAACGGCCTGTAATGTAAACATGGGCGAGGAAAAAAAACCACAGCCAACCGATAACAAGCCTGGGACCGAAACGGAAGTGAAAGCCGGGACGCAGAAGGTCGTGTTCTGGCATGCGATGGGCGGGGCCAATACGAAGGTTGTTGACCAGCTCGTAGCTAACTTTAATGAATCCCAGGATAAGGTACAGGTTGAAGCTGTGTACCAAGGCAACTATGACGATTTATTAAGCAAGCTGAAGGCGTCCATGGGAACCAATGATGGACCATCTGTTGTGCAGATGTACGAAATCGGTAGCCGGTTCATGATCGATTCCAAGTTGATCAAACCGATGCAGGATTTTATCGACACGGACAAATGGGATGTCAGTCAGCTGGAGTCGAACATCAGCGGATATTATACATTTGATAACAAGCTATACTCCATGCCGTTCAATACGTCGAATCCGATTTTGTACTATAACAAGGATTTGTTCAAGGATGCGGGGCTGGATCCTGAAAATCCACCAAAAACGTTTGAAGAACTGAAAGAAGCAGCGGACACAATTTCGAAAAAAGGAAAAGCGGTTGGTGCAAACTTCGCGATTTACGGCTGGTTTATGGAACAGTTGTTTGCGAACCAAGGTGCAGAATATGTGAACAACGGCAACGGCCGGGACGGACTCGCTACCGAATCGCTTGTGAATACCGAGGCTGGTGTGAAAGTGCTGACCTGGTGGAAGGACCTGATCGATACGAAGGCGGCTAACAACTTGGGACGTAAAACGGACGATTCCAAGAAAGCATTCTCTGCTGGTCAGGTGGCTATGATTCTCGATTCCACTGCAGCCTTGAAAGGGTTGGTTGACAGCAGCACAGGTAAATTTGAAGTAGGTACGGCATTTCTTCCTAAACCGGCAGATGCCAAGGATGGTGGAGTTATCGTTGGCGGCGCCAGTCTGTGGATGATGAACAACCGTCCGGACGAGGAGCAAAAAGCGGCGTGGGAGTTTATCAAGTTCCTGACTTCTCCTTCACAGCAAGCGTACTGGCATATCAATACCGGTTACTTCCCGATTACAACCAAAGCGTATGAGGAAGAAAGCGTGAAGGAAAACCTGAAAAAGTTCCCGCAGTTCCAAACAGCGATTGATCAGCTGCACCAAACGAAATTGAACAAAGCTACGCAGGGGGCGGTGATGGGAGTATTCCCGGAAGCGAGACAGATTGTCGAAGGTGCGATTGAAGAGGTGCTCAACAACAAAAAATCACCACAGCAGGCTCTGGATGATGCGGCAAAAGAAATTACGTCCAAAATCCAAGATTACAATCGTACAGTGAAATAACATGTTCGTGAGAAGCTCTTCCCGATTTCGATTCGGGGAGAGCTCTTTTGTTGGAAAGATATCATTTAAATCGTCGATGTCTCAATTTGATGAAAGATCGCTTTGTTCACAATTTTCCAATTTAGAAGTAATATCATTTTAACGGCGGACTTTGTTTTTAGATCAATCTTCGAGAAGGAGGCACACTATGACAGAACGAATTCCATGCAAAAACCAAGGCTGTTCAGCAACGATATTGCCGAACACAGCTGCAAGAACCGGCGGTTATTGCATGCCGTGCAAGCAGGAGATGGAACGGAAAGAAAGGCAGCGTTATATCGAACAAAATCGCAGAGATGTGGACTTGTATGCGGGAATAACGGATCCGGTGGAAATCCTCAAGATTATGTATCATCATCCCCCGTATGATCCCTTGATTCATTACGTCCCTTACAAATGGAACAAGGAAAAAATTTATCTGTCCTTGACATCGGAGGATGTCAGCAGGATGCTGAATTATGCGATGGATCTGTTGGATTCAGGAGAAAAGGACACGGTGCAGGACATCTTGTTATCGCTAGTTTGCTATAAGAATATGTCGATTGCTGATTATATCCCTAAGCTGATGGAACATGAAATATATTACCCAGGGATATTGTTTAAGGATGCGTCCAAGGAAGTTCGGGATCAATTGCTGGATCAGATACATCATGATCAGGAACACCGTAACCATCTGTTACTGGCTTTGGCTTGGATTGGCGATGAAAAGGTCGTGCAATGTTTTCATCATTGGCGGCAGTCGCCACCGAAATGGGCTAAGGAACTCTTTGTATCTCCTGAGTGTTATTCACAAGAGGCAGGCTGGGAGCTTACCAAGAGTGGGGAGCTCCGGAATTTATTTCACTCCTGCAGCTACGCTGTAGAGAAGGTAGAAGCTGAGGATCATTCCGTTAGGACAATCAATAAACCTGCAATCTTTCTGGAGACTGACTCATCGACCTGTCCATGGTGCGGCAGCAGATTAACGACACTTGTTGATTTGGAAGTTAATCAGCCTTCACTTCACTTTTTGGGTTTAGGTGGAGATAGAGAGGGCAAGACGCTCAAAGTAAACACCTGTGTCAGTTGCAGTTCTTACCATACGATATATATGGACATTGATAGGAACGGAGAGAGCAGATGGAGCACAGCAAATCAAAGGCCCGAATATTTGCCGGACTTGGAACTGGATGATTATGATGATCAAAATATCCATGCGGGTAAACATTTGAGATTAGCCAGCAAGCCTCGCAATAGGTATCATGCCGCAGACTGGACGCTTGAGCCCATCATTTCACAAATAGGCGGACATCCCTCCTG
Above is a window of Paenibacillus uliginis N3/975 DNA encoding:
- a CDS encoding ABC transporter substrate-binding protein, translated to MGKMRWVSLLLATMMLLITACNVNMGEEKKPQPTDNKPGTETEVKAGTQKVVFWHAMGGANTKVVDQLVANFNESQDKVQVEAVYQGNYDDLLSKLKASMGTNDGPSVVQMYEIGSRFMIDSKLIKPMQDFIDTDKWDVSQLESNISGYYTFDNKLYSMPFNTSNPILYYNKDLFKDAGLDPENPPKTFEELKEAADTISKKGKAVGANFAIYGWFMEQLFANQGAEYVNNGNGRDGLATESLVNTEAGVKVLTWWKDLIDTKAANNLGRKTDDSKKAFSAGQVAMILDSTAALKGLVDSSTGKFEVGTAFLPKPADAKDGGVIVGGASLWMMNNRPDEEQKAAWEFIKFLTSPSQQAYWHINTGYFPITTKAYEEESVKENLKKFPQFQTAIDQLHQTKLNKATQGAVMGVFPEARQIVEGAIEEVLNNKKSPQQALDDAAKEITSKIQDYNRTVK
- a CDS encoding DUF1963 domain-containing protein; this translates as MTERIPCKNQGCSATILPNTAARTGGYCMPCKQEMERKERQRYIEQNRRDVDLYAGITDPVEILKIMYHHPPYDPLIHYVPYKWNKEKIYLSLTSEDVSRMLNYAMDLLDSGEKDTVQDILLSLVCYKNMSIADYIPKLMEHEIYYPGILFKDASKEVRDQLLDQIHHDQEHRNHLLLALAWIGDEKVVQCFHHWRQSPPKWAKELFVSPECYSQEAGWELTKSGELRNLFHSCSYAVEKVEAEDHSVRTINKPAIFLETDSSTCPWCGSRLTTLVDLEVNQPSLHFLGLGGDREGKTLKVNTCVSCSSYHTIYMDIDRNGESRWSTANQRPEYLPDLELDDYDDQNIHAGKHLRLASKPRNRYHAADWTLEPIISQIGGHPSWIQDAEYPACSCCSESMTFIGQLDWGEVEEYGEGIYYMFLCSDCRVTATLFQQT